The Lycium ferocissimum isolate CSIRO_LF1 chromosome 8, AGI_CSIRO_Lferr_CH_V1, whole genome shotgun sequence DNA segment CTTCATCTAGAAGTTcttctttacaccaaaagtgaaacaaaaataaacaatTCCTCTTCATCTTCTGAATAGTGTTGTTTGTATCATCAAAGAATCTTGTGAATTCTTTCTTTCCATATAGTCCCACCAAATATATGATCTCTTTAGATCAAAAACCAAAGTAAAATGCATCACTTAAATTTCGGTTTTCACCATTAAGACCATTGACTAGATACCATCATTAATAGAGTATACATAACATAGTAAGATACCCCAGTTTAagtaaaatcaccaatttcatATATCAAAATTTCAAGGAGGACTAAATCATACTGATCCAATGAAACATCGAAAAGGTGTACAAAAGCACAATAGGTCTGATTAATTTCTTAACTCATATTGTAATAATAAGGgataatacatgaaaagaaaacctCCTATATTTGGCTCGGAGTGTAATTTGCACACCTATACTGTGTTCCACATATGTATTTGAGCAGGTAGATAGAAGTACTCTTGCAATCTGTGATTCTGATTCATTTAAACCTGCATTATAGAAAGAAAATATGACCAACTTCTAagtttttgtgaaaaaaaataagctGTATATTGTAAGTTTCAATTTCAATATATAAACAAATGTTTGTTCTGAGGCAATTACCATTGAAACTCCAAGCTAATTTGATGGGCGCCTTTCCTTGTAATTGTAGTTGATTCGAGGATCTCGTAGCCTTTCAAGAAGTAGCGCCAGGAcatgtaatttatatatttgtaacGCTTGGTACATTCTTTGTCCCGACCTTTGAGCTCATTCAATAGAACCTACAAATTCATAACATAAGTATagtgaaaaagaaggagaagtgAATATAGGAAATTATTAAGGTGAAGAATGAAGTCATAATAATATTGCAGAATACCTGTATAAAGTTATGTTTTAGGGCATCTGAATTCATCCTCACCAGCACGGTCCGGGGATGGAAGTAACTAAACAATTCATCAAGTAAAGATTCATATCTTGATACTGACGAAAAGAGTATTGCCAAATTTATGTGCTTGATACAAAGTGGTTGAATGTTGCTTTGATGGTTTCCCGAGTGAAATTTTACTTCCTTCATAGacaatgaaaaataatattcaaCACGAATCGTCAAACATGAACGGAAATTGAATGGAAAAATCATTTACTCTCAAATTGTTGGAAAATACCAAAGATGAAAGTTCTACTTTAACACTTAACGAGACACAAGATGCAACAATTAACAATAAAAGAAGTTATAAAGTTTAGAATGTGAATCAATGCGGGACATGCTATTGAAGGTACTATCATCAGAGTAAATTTATATATGTTGCTACCTATGTGCAAATAACAAACTGACGTCTACTCCCAAAATGCAACGAAAACAACTGAAATTTCTAATGTGCACCCAAATAGAAGTTCCAGCAAACTCTTAATCTCTAAACTGTTTTTGTAATTTATTTAGAGTAATGGAAAAAGTCGGATACATCATTTCAGAATATATAGATGTGACCTACAAAAAAATTTCCTACAACTACTGGATTCATTATTACAGAAAATGTTGTGCCTTTTAAACAATAGGCAAAAATACTCAAAGCAAAAACTAACATAATTTAGCTATCAAGATACATACCTTTGATTCAGTTGTGTCAGTTTCCAAGGACAAGCTGATATTTTCACCCAAATTTTCAGCAACAGTACACGAGCTTGGGACTTTTTTAATATCTATTAGCTTGAACGAACGTAAATTGGGACTAACAATGAAAGCATCATCCAAGTCAACCCTGTCAATTAACCTCAaactcttgattttattcaatcCTTTACATAAAGGAAGAGATAAGGATTTAAGGCACGGGAATGCTAAGGAAATATCTTTAGGAAATCCTATGGGAATGTATTCAGAATCTATTTTCAGGACTTGCAGCTTAGTACAAGCGCATAGATCAAGTTTCTCTTTTGCTGCTGATGAGGAAATAAACAAGTGAAACTCCAACAGATTTCGAGCTTTTATTTCTATTGTTTGTATATATCTACTGCGACAATTCACATGAACCTTTTTAAGTTGATTCAGATGAGGCACTGAGATGGAATGAAGGTCGTAACAACGTATCAAAGTTAACTCAACCATGGAAGGGCACTTGCTCATGAACTTGGAGAAGGTGTCTGGAGAGATGCGAACAGAATCAAAATATATCTCTTTCAATGAAGTCAATTCCTTAATATCTCTAACAAAGTTCAAGTTGCAATCTCCTTTTAAATGGAGAACGGTTAATAAACTTGACTCTAAAGTTTGCGTAGACATGTAATAGTAAGAACTACGTACGAACAAATAGAATTCTGTGAAACTCATGTTGTCAGCAGCAAATTTGATAACTGGCTCGACGCGATAGCTGCATTGACAGTTGTTGTGATAATAATAGCAGTATCCACAGTATATCTTTGTAGAATGTGTTCGCACAAATTTGCGGTCGTCCAATGATGTTATCATCTGATGCCAACTTTTACAAACAAGGGAAGCTATTGCTCTCTGTTTCAGCGTAAGAGAAGAGAGGATTTGCTGGAGGATGTCTTCTGGTAGCACAGATAATATTCCATCACGGTTGATGTGGCTAGCAGGCAAAGAGATGGAATCACAAACAATGGCCGCCATGAATTTTGTGGCAGAAATAACCTATTGCTCTCCCTgagttttctttaattttttaggGTTAGCAGTATATATAAGGCTCCCCTGCGTAAAAACTTTTCcaactttactttaaaaatcaaacttcccTAACAATCACATTTTCTCCTCTTATCCCATATAATATCTATTTTACTCTTGATATTTTGtctttttatattatacataatatttaattttcttaacctatgtatttatatttttttatttaagttcattaacATCAAAAGTAGAATAatccttttatgaatttgtcaatgctattttttatgattgttattatAATATGACATGCATtaaatatgttatatgtatatagatgcATGTTTCAATTTtctcttattctctattgtCTATTTAGATAAATGAGTTTTGGttgttaataataaaatattttctagattataatttaaaattcatatACAATATAGATAGAGAATATTTAGgaatttgttataaaatataCCACTATTTCTATTAATTGTTTTTAGGGAAAGGGGGGCAAATATATCCTCAACTTTGCGATACAGAGAAGATATACCCTTGTTAAAAAGATGGTGCAAATATGTGCTTGTCGTTACACAAAGGGTGCATGTTTACTCTTTTCATTAACAGACTCCTATTTTCGATTAAACATTATTTATCCCTTTTTTAAATTAGAAAATAcctttttcccttaaaaaatcAATGACCCATTatatttattgttatatcccgtatttttgaacgtcggattatttgtaagctgaggtggggcccacacgtcaagattttttttgaacatgtgacaagttatatgagtcacatatgtaaagttaaacacaagcTCATGAAGGAATTTTCTActaaatcaaagtggaagccatAAAACGAATATTTTAAGAAGATGTTTTTCGGAGTGACGACTTTGAggaaaaacggtattataattttggaatttgaaaaaataccaagaaatagaagttgtgaTAATTGAATNNNNNNNNNNNNNNNNNNNNNNNNNNNNNNNNNNNNNNNNNNNNNNNNNNNNNNNNNNNNNNNNNNNNNNNNNNNNNNNNNNNNNNNNNNNNNNNNNNNNCATATTACCCAATAATAGATTTTGGTATGTCCATTTCATCGATGTCTCTGCTCCCGAGGTCCAATCACCGCCGGTAGAATCGTGGAGCGAGGGCCTTTTCTGTGCATTCGCATCGTCCGAGCCTATTAGCCTCGCAGCTTACGGCCTTCTGGCTTGGTGTTCGGGGACAGCACCTCTTATGGATACCGAGGGGCCTTTACCCGCATTCACCGGACAGGCTCTTCAATTGGGAGTGAGACCGAGTTTTACCGACGCGAGCATTCTAACCACTCAAATAGCTTCGTATCTTGTTTAATTTCATTAATGTAATGGCTACCTTATGTgtctatattatttattttgcatAGTCTCCCATGGCATTTGATCTTGGATCCTCACACATTCCCCGTGCTTGACGTACGTGCACTTTAGAGACACAGGTTAGCTTTTAATTCAAAGTATTTGGTGACTTGTGGTTGTTATGTGTTGTTTTGTCTTCGTTGCTTTGGTTGTTTATGTTGGTATATGGTATTGGAGGAAGTCCTtgttacaggggagatgctgtccgattttacGTAGACAATCAAAGTAATTGCTAAGAAAATTTATCTAAcgaatccaatcatacaaaaataacttctattttttatgGCATTTATAGGATGCGGGTGTGAT contains these protein-coding regions:
- the LOC132066670 gene encoding uncharacterized protein LOC132066670, with translation MIFPFNFRSCLTIRVEYYFSLSMKEVKFHSGNHQSNIQPLCIKHINLAILFSSVSRYESLLDELFSYFHPRTVLVRMNSDALKHNFIQVLLNELKGRDKECTKRYKYINYMSWRYFLKGYEILESTTITRKGAHQISLEFQWFK
- the LOC132066089 gene encoding putative F-box/FBD/LRR-repeat protein At5g56810, yielding MAAIVCDSISLPASHINRDGILSVLPEDILQQILSSLTLKQRAIASLVCKSWHQMITSLDDRKFVRTHSTKIYCGYCYYYHNNCQCSYRVEPVIKFAADNMSFTEFYLFVRSSYYYMSTQTLESSLLTVLHLKGDCNLNFVRDIKELTSLKEIYFDSVRISPDTFSKFMSKCPSMVELTLIRCYDLHSISVPHLNQLKKVHVNCRSRYIQTIEIKARNLLEFHLFISSSAAKEKLDLCACTKLQVLKIDSEYIPIGFPKDISLAFPCLKSLSLPLCKGLNKIKSLRLIDRVDLDDAFIVSPNLRSFKLIDIKKVPSSCTVAENLGENISLSLETDTTESKAQHFL